In Cervus elaphus chromosome 3, mCerEla1.1, whole genome shotgun sequence, the genomic stretch TAATTTAGGAAACAGcttttttcagaaatgaaaattacagtTGAACAAACTGACAtccctgttttcttttcccaTGGTCAGGATTTCCAATTCCCAAACTGGATATGCTTTCTCAACTAGAAGGAGGGGAAGAACAATGGGTCCCCGAACCCCCAGACTTAGAAGAGAGGGACATTCTAAAGGTCACATACACAGGTAATGATGTATGATAGACTCAGCCACGACCTTCACCCCTTTTGGAGGTCATCATTACATGTCCCTCCAACCCCTCCTCTGCCTCAGACAGTTATAGCATTGAATGGTTCAGAGATCTTTTTCTTCAAAGGCAAGACAGTGTAACATAATAATTTAGAGGGTAGGCTCTAGAGCCAAACTTTGTGGATCTGAATCTAGGACCATACCTGTGGAACCTTAGAAAAGTAATTAACTTCTCTTTgggttcctcatctataaattatTATGAGATTTAAATATGTTACCATAGTCGAACAGTAccaggcacatagtaagcactcaataaatgttagtcgTCATTGTTCAACCTGCCACCCATTGTGGAAATGCCTTCCACAATGTCTCCAGTGTTGCTGACAAGGTGTCACCTGGCCAGTGATTTCAGACCATTCCTCACCTCTCTTCATGGTGATGGTGATTAATAGTTTTCTTTAAGTGCTAAATAAATCATAGTAATAAATAGACAGCAACAATAGCATAGACTATTTAATAGAAGGTACCATCCCATCTGTCTTATAACATCTACCttataattattcccattttacagaagaaatgaaGGCTTACAGAGGTGTGGGAAAACTGAGATTTTGTGGGTATCTGTCTCCTAAGTCTAAGCTTTAACCGCTGTACCTCTTATACTGTCCTGTACAACATTAAAATCTGTCTCTCAGCCTTGTGGGGTGAAGTTTAGATCCTAATAGGCATCATACAGCCTCATTTGTGACTCAGTCCTGGGCTGCTCCCTTGTGACTCACCTCTTGGGgtctgtattttcctttttccacaGGAGATGGAAGTGAGCACGAGGGGGATACCCCTGAACTAGAAGCAGAGCCTCCCAGAATGTTATCTAGTGTGTCTGAAGATACTGTTCTCTGGAACCCAGAGCAGGATGTGAACTGGGATTCCATGCCCAGAAGCTCCAGAGGCATGCTCCTGGGCCCACCTTTTCTTCAGGAAGATAGCTTCTCAAACCTTCTGTGTAGCACAGAAATGGATTCCCTGTTAAGACCACACACGTGCCCGCAGTGTGGTAAACAGTTTGTGTGGGGCTCCCACCTGGCCAGGCACCAGCAGACACACACCGGGGAGAGGCCCTACAGCTGCCTCAAGTGTGAGAAGAGCTTTGGGAGAAGACATCACCTGATCCGACACCAGAAAACCCACCTACATGACAAGCCCAGCAGGTGCCCTGAGTGTGGCAAGAATTTCCGATGCAACTCCCATCTAGCCAGCCACCAGAGAGTGCACGCAGATGGCAAATCCTGCAAGGGCCAAGAGGCTGGAGAGAGCCCTGGGGCTAGGAAGCGGCAGCGCGCGCCACCCGTGCCCAAGTGCCACGTGTGCACCGAGTGTGGGAAGAGCTTTGGCCGGCGGCACCACCTGGTG encodes the following:
- the ZNF641 gene encoding zinc finger protein 641 isoform X2 — protein: MLSEQTAALGTGWESMNVQLDRAEPQVERGSQEEGPWRTAPGPLEHLCCDPEEEPQSLQEKAQSTPWVPAIPQEESTGDWEMAAALLAAGSQGLVTIKDVSLCFSQEEWRSLDPSQTDFYGEYVMQENCGIVVSLRDGSEHEGDTPELEAEPPRMLSSVSEDTVLWNPEQDVNWDSMPRSSRGMLLGPPFLQEDSFSNLLCSTEMDSLLRPHTCPQCGKQFVWGSHLARHQQTHTGERPYSCLKCEKSFGRRHHLIRHQKTHLHDKPSRCPECGKNFRCNSHLASHQRVHADGKSCKGQEAGESPGARKRQRAPPVPKCHVCTECGKSFGRRHHLVRHWLTHTGEKPFQCPRCEKSFGRKHHLDRHLLTHQGQSPRSSWDRGTAVF
- the ZNF641 gene encoding zinc finger protein 641 isoform X3, producing the protein MAAALLAAGSQGLVTIKDVSLCFSQEEWRSLDPSQTDFYGEYVMQENCGIVVSLRFPIPKLDMLSQLEGGEEQWVPEPPDLEERDILKVTYTGDGSEHEGDTPELEAEPPRMLSSVSEDTVLWNPEQDVNWDSMPRSSRGMLLGPPFLQEDSFSNLLCSTEMDSLLRPHTCPQCGKQFVWGSHLARHQQTHTGERPYSCLKCEKSFGRRHHLIRHQKTHLHDKPSRCPECGKNFRCNSHLASHQRVHADGKSCKGQEAGESPGARKRQRAPPVPKCHVCTECGKSFGRRHHLVRHWLTHTGEKPFQCPRCEKSFGRKHHLDRHLLTHQGQSPRSSWDRGTAVF
- the ZNF641 gene encoding zinc finger protein 641 isoform X1; translation: MLSEQTAALGTGWESMNVQLDRAEPQVERGSQEEGPWRTAPGPLEHLCCDPEEEPQSLQEKAQSTPWVPAIPQEESTGDWEMAAALLAAGSQGLVTIKDVSLCFSQEEWRSLDPSQTDFYGEYVMQENCGIVVSLRFPIPKLDMLSQLEGGEEQWVPEPPDLEERDILKVTYTGDGSEHEGDTPELEAEPPRMLSSVSEDTVLWNPEQDVNWDSMPRSSRGMLLGPPFLQEDSFSNLLCSTEMDSLLRPHTCPQCGKQFVWGSHLARHQQTHTGERPYSCLKCEKSFGRRHHLIRHQKTHLHDKPSRCPECGKNFRCNSHLASHQRVHADGKSCKGQEAGESPGARKRQRAPPVPKCHVCTECGKSFGRRHHLVRHWLTHTGEKPFQCPRCEKSFGRKHHLDRHLLTHQGQSPRSSWDRGTAVF